The Deinococcus ruber region TGAGGCGTAGAAGTTCCTCCGCCACAGGCAGTCAAAACCAAACTTATTCCTAAAACGATCAATGATGAATAGATTCTCATATATGACTTATCTTATCCCAAGAATACCTACAATGGACCCGTCGCAAATTGTGATCCGACCCCGCCGTTCCTGTACTCTCTGGCGCAGGCACCTCACAAAAAGGGAGCGCACCTCGGCTCTGTCGGGAGCGGGTGCGCTGCAACCTTGCCTGAGTTACGGAGTCAGGCCCCTGCACACTAACAGAAAGAAGCAGCGCCTCTCCGCTATGAAAGTCGCTGCTGTCTGTCTCAGTCCTTGAAGCTCAGACCCCCGCACCCTAACAGAGAAAAGCCCCGCACCGTTGCCAGAAGGCAGGGTGCGGGGCTTTTCAGTCCTCTTCCCTGTCCGGCAGCTCCAGCTGATGGGTCGCTCAGGTGCTCGCTTACGGATCATGAGAGTCGTTACAGGCTTGATCCAGCAGATCAGCCAGATTCGGTAGCGTGAGGAGCCCTAGCTTGGGCACAGCTGAACTGAGACCCATTCTTGCCTAGCCATCGCCCACCTTGAATCGAATTCAGCCTATTTTTATCGTACCGATAGGCAAAAAGCATCAAAATCACAGATCAGGTGACCTGATCAGTAGGGCAGTCAGATAGCTGTGACGCAGCTGGAAGAATACTGACTCATGCGTTATCCCGCTCTGGAAAGTCTACGCGGTCTTGCGGCTGTGGTCGTGGTGATTCATCACCATCTCAATATTATATTTTTCCCTTATCCAGTAGATGCCAAAGGTATTGAAGCTCTCCTTCTGTACACACCCCTTCATCTCTTTTGGGCGGGCGGGGAAGCCGTGTTGTTATTCTTTGTACTATCAGGATTTGTTCTAAGTTTAGGATATTGGGAAGGAAAAGGGCTAGATATGCAGAAATTTATTGTTAGACGTATCTGGCGCATTTGGATACCGTTTATGGCAGCTGTCACTATTGCGTATATATGTATAAAATTAATAGGAATATCTCCAATAAGCATTTTGCCCGCGTGGTTCAATGGTAATTGGACACAAGCATCCCCATCCGTGTATTTAGAGCATGCATTGATGTTAGGTGATATGGACCGCTATTCGGGCGCATTTATAGGAACAGCGTGGTCTCTCAAGTGGGAAATGTGGGGCTCTCTTCTACTTCCCGTCGTCTTGATCTGGGCAAGGCAGCCAGTAGCAATTGCAATAGCGATATGTGCACTTTTTATTGCCTTATATTGGCAGAGGGGCGCACAAACAGACGTAGCAGAAGGTCTTTTACGTTATATGCCTATGTTTGCAATCGGTGCTCTTTTATCTTATCATCGAGCTTTCATATCTCACTGGGTACATCTACGAAATAAACCGCTTCTGCTGGCGATTGCTCTCCTTTTAATTCCTATAAGCTGGTATGGGTATTCTGTTATCAATAATCCATTACGCGCCACCATAAACGATTATGGAGTGCTCTTAGCTTCCAGCCTGCTCGTCAGCCTGAGCCTAGGATGGAAGCGCTTTGAGGTATGGCTAGAGCTTCCCATCTTACATTGGCTTGGACGTATTAGTTTTAGTTTATATCTTTACCATATCGTTATTCTTACGGTGGCACTGCGATTAGGTTGGCATATACTGCCCATATCGGCCATTTTGTTGATTTCATTTCTACTCGTATTTCCTATTGCTCATTTCGCATACGAGTGGATTGAGAAACCAGCGATCATAAAAGGAAAAGCTATCGTTGCTAAATTAAGCTGATACATAAACGTGATACCTTGAATACTGATCTACCGGGCACAGCCGCTCAATGTCACTGAGAAGATGGACAAGTGGAGTCCAGGCTTCTCCTTTGCTGATCAATAAAAGTAGCCCCGCACCGTTACCAGAAGGCAGGGTGCGGGGCTTTTCGTGAAATCAGCCGTGTAGACCGGTATGGCGCGAGGTGTCCGATACCTACAGATTCTTCACCAAGATCAGTGAACCTCGGCTGGGACGATAAAAATACAGTCCGCCTGACAGTACCCGTCCAGCTGTGACCTCCACGCGGGTACTGGCCCCCGGAAACAGCGCCGGAATGTAGCAACGCCAATAGCCCACCTTCTGCCCGGCTTCACAGCCTTTTGCCACCAGATCGGGCGTGCCTGCCAGCACCAACACCACCCGGTCGCCGGGTTTACTCGGGTCGCCGGTCATGCTGTCAGCCCCACCGTTGACCACCAGCACGCCCTGGGCATCCTGGATCAGTTGCGCCGGGTCTCGCTGGGCGAGTTCTGCTGCAGCCGCAGCGGCACTCACCCCCGTGCCGATCAGTGCCGGACGTGGAGCGCACGCGCACATCAGCAACACCACCAGACCCACTACCAGCCGCTTCACAGCTCGCCCCGCTTGCACTGCTCGATGGCCTCGCCCAGGTCGGCGCGGCTACGCTCGGAGAGATGGGTGTTCCCGTCGGCCAGATCGCGCCCGACCTCGATAATCACCGGGATGAGCTGCACCGGCACGTGTGCGCCAAAGTTCAGTCCCAACATTGCCAGAAGTTCGTTCATGGCTTCACCTGCTGCGGAATGGTGCTGGTGAGAGGTTTGACTGCGCCGATGATAACTCCTTCCGTATCATGCAGCGGCTCGGTGCCGGGTGTCCCAAGGGGATGCAGGACTTGCGGCGCGGCAGTGACGGTGATCGTTGCGCTGGGCCGCAGGAACCAATCTGCGATGGTCTTGGCAAGGTCACGGAACCCGCTCGCACTGATCCCTGCGACCAGGCCGAACAGTAGCACTGCCCACGGGTAGCTCAGGGTGCCCAGCACGGCTCCATAGCCCAGCAGGTTCAGCGCCAGCGCCCCGATGATGCCCAGCACCAGCGAGATGGCCCACCACACCCATACACTCAGAATCCGGTTGGCACGGTCTGCTGCCCGCTTCAGACTGGCGGTGGCGAACAGCACCACGGCGGCCAGCGTGAAGGGCGAGGCTCCCCAGGCATGTGGGTCAAAGCTGGGCGGCAGGGTTGGGTCGCTGACCACCTGTGCGAGCGCGACGGGCAAAAAACAGAAGGCCACCAGGAATCCGACAAGTACACCGATACGGTTCATGACATACCTCAAAGGGCGCGGCCCCACCGTGATGGATGGGGCCGGGAGAAGGTAAGGGGTCAGGTGGCCGACTGAAGCAGCGGCCGCACACGCCGGTAGATGCTCAGCATGTCGCTCAGGCCCAGCATGGCCGGGCCGTTGACCGCCCGCCGCGTTCCGGCGATGTCGCCTGCCTGCGCGAGTCGATCCGCGCTGCTCATGCGTGTCCAGTACGCGCAGCCTGCCAGCGCCGACACACCGATCTGCTCGATCAGCGCGGGCTGCTGGGCGAGGTCATACCCAATCAGGCGGCCCGCTGCTGTGTAGGTGTCGCGCCCGGTCAACTGGGGGTAGCCGCCGCCTCGGAAGGCCCAGCCGTCGCCGCTGGCAGCGTCACCATTGCCGAGCTTGCCTGCGTACACCAGATTGGCGAGCCGCTCCGGCTGTCCCACGTACTCGCGCGGATCGTAGCTCCCGCGCGGTCCGAACTTCGACGGCCACACCTTCGCCAGCCGGGCCGAAGTGGTGTACAGCAGGTTCTCGCGGTTGGGCAGCAGGCCCGATTCGACGGTGTAGTTCGCCAGCATCGCCGCGACGCTGCGGGGGTCTTCGATCCCGAACGTCTGGCAGGCCCAGGTGAGCTTGCTGGCGGTGGTGTCGGCCGTGGGATGGCGCGGATTGCAGGCCAGGATGGCCGCTGCGGAAATGATCATGGAATCTCTCCTGGATGGTGGCTTGTCCCAAAGGCCGGGACAGCGCTGGTCTCAAGACGACGGGACACGTGCAGACCTACCGTGAAGGCACTTCGGAAGGCACCGCAGAACGGGGGAATGTATGAACAAGATCAACGTGAAGGCCGTCGCGCTCCTCGTCAGCCCGTTCCTGTTGGGACTGGGCACCTCTCACGCGGCTGGTACCGACTTCGAAGCGGATACCTGTCAGCAGGGCTATGTGTGGCGCGAGGCGATTCCCAGCGATCATGTCTGCGTGACTCCGGCGGTGCACCAGCAGGCGGCTTACGACAACTCGCAGGCGGAGGCGCGGCTCAATGACGGTGAGTATTTCGAACACGATCTCTGCACCTTCGGCTATGTATGGCGCGAAGCGTTTCGCGGGGACAAGGTTTGCGTCGTGCCGAACGTCCGCGTCCAGGCCCGGCGCGACAATGCACTCGCGGCCTCGCGGCGACTTCGCTAAGCATCAGAGGGGAGCTGCGCCGCCTGGGGTGTCAGGTGGATCTGCAGGCCAAACGGTCACAGGCTCACCCAGCTGCTTCTGGTAAGCATTGATCTCGGCACGGTGGGTGTCGCGCTGAATTCGGGCCATGTCGCGCTGAAACCGCATGCTGTCCCGCTCTCGACTGGTCAGATCCAGTCGCGTTTCCAAGTGCTCGACCTTCATCTCCAGCGCGGCCACGCGCTCGGACAGGCCGCTACGAAGTTCCTTTTCCTGAGCGCCTGCCCCAGTGAAGAAGTTCTTGGCGAAGGCGGTCAGAATGCCGCCCAGCACGAGGCCGCCGCCGGTCTTGACCGCATCCCATACAGCGTTTGGATCAGCCATGCCGGGACCGCCTCGTGCGGCGGAGCCACGCTCGAAACCGCTGAGGCAGTTGGGTTTGAATGAACCACCCGTCTGCGGTGATGTACGCGACCAGGGCGGAGGCGAGGCTCAGGCCGCCGTACACCACCGTGCCCCAGTTCAGCCCCACCACCGCCGTGGCAAGAATGGCGAAGAGGGCGAACAGCGTGGCGCTGGCCGCCTGCCACAGAATCAGCAGCGGGGATGCTCGGGGGAGCAGCAACAGGCCCAGGCCGACAATCAGCGTGTACCAGCCCCACTCAGTGGTGGGAGCGATATCTCCGAAGCGGGCATAGCCCTTGATCAGTTCGACCATGTGTGGACGGATGAACAACACGACCGACATGCCCAGGTGCAACAGGGCCAGCACCAGGCGCAGCAGCCCGATGCTGTTGCGGATCTCGATGCGGTAGATCATCGAACGTCCGCCGTGTGCCAGTGCTTGCCGTCAGCTTCGACGTACTGCCACTCCCAGGTGCTGAAGACGTTGGTGAAGCGCTCGCTACGGGGCACGTCATCCCCGAAGACAGTGACAGTCCACGCGCCACTTTGGGGGCGGATCGGTTGGTAATGTGCGCCCTGCGCCTTCTGGTTGAGCGTGCTGCTCTTGCGGAGTCGCCCGACACCACCGGGCGGGCAGTCGGGCGACAGGGCAGGAACGACGTAGTAGCTGAGGGCAAAGTAGTAGTCCTGGTACATGACGACGGGACAGTAGATGGGGGGCGGCGGGCGAGGGACAGGTGAGGCCCCAGCCAACAACATGCCAGCGGTGGCCGTCAGGGCCAGCATGGATCTCTTCATGGCGCTCCTTATTGGGTGTTGGCAGCGACGGTCCACGGCCCGTCGAGCGTGGGGGCGGTCTGGATGCTCAGGCCGGGCAGGAAGGTGAGTTTGAGGCTGGGCAACTGGGCACTCAGCCCCAGGCACGGGCAGTAGGGCGAGAGGGTTACGGGACTGACCGAGCCGTCGGGCAGCAGCACTCGCAGCCAGACGCCGGGCACGTCCGGATTCAGGCGGATGGTCAGTTCGAACTCGTCGAGCGTGACCGTGACAGCAGAGACATCCAGCACTGTCAGCGGCGCAGTCTGGACAGGCACGCTGACCACCGGCACAGGTGGCGCTGGGGCCGTAATCGGCGGGGAGCTGGCCTGCGTCATCACAGCAGGAGCGCAGGCACTCAGGGCCAGCGCCGTAAAGAGCAGGAATCGTTTCATGGTGAAACCTCCAATGAAAAACCCCGCCGAAGCGGGGCTGAAATGGGAACGTCGACTCAGGAATATGTTCGTCGAGGGGTATCCGTCGCTTTGTAGGGCGAAATATGGAAATCATCCCGATGCCGCTGGTATGAAGACCAGGCAATGCCGCCAGCAGTACACAGTGCCGCGACGACACTCAGCGCGAGATCCAAGGCGGGTTTCAGCCCGACGAGCAACGGCAGTCCACCGGCAACCAGCGCGGCGAGACTGACCATCCACACACGTTTCCGTAAGCTCGTCAGCAGATATGGACGGATGACTTGAAAACGGTTCATACGAAATTTTACAAAACGAAGGTAAAGGAATGGTCAGCGTTATGAGCCTCCAGGGTGCAGCAGAAACCCGCCGAGGCTGAGCCAGGGCGGGGCAAGAGAGAGAAGACTAGACGCTGGCGAACGAAATCAGTGACCGATTGTACTGCCCAAACCACACCCGGCCCAGCGCAATGAACACCTGTGTTCCCGTTCCCGGCAAGTAATCCAGAAACTGCGGAGCCGCACCCACACACGGAACCACGAACAGTCCGAACCGTCCCGCGATCCCCGCAGGCCCAGCTGCGTTGTCATTCGCCGCGAAATAGTACGCCCCCACAGACTCATCCACAGCCCCCAGAAAACAGTTGGCGTTCCAGCGTTCGGGGCGTTGAATGTGGATGTACCCGCCTGAGAGCGTGGCTGTCGCCGCCTGAGAGAGCGTCACCTGATACGCATTGGTGTACGCCGCAATGGTCGTTCCAGCTGGGATGTTCTGGCCTGTGATCGGGCGGCCCACATCGGTCGGATCAAACGCCGAGGTCACGAACGACTTCATGGTGAGCGTGGTACTGCCGCTCGTGGTACCCGCATCAAAGAACACCCCTGGCGACAAAACGG contains the following coding sequences:
- a CDS encoding glycoside hydrolase family 19 protein, which gives rise to MIISAAAILACNPRHPTADTTASKLTWACQTFGIEDPRSVAAMLANYTVESGLLPNRENLLYTTSARLAKVWPSKFGPRGSYDPREYVGQPERLANLVYAGKLGNGDAASGDGWAFRGGGYPQLTGRDTYTAAGRLIGYDLAQQPALIEQIGVSALAGCAYWTRMSSADRLAQAGDIAGTRRAVNGPAMLGLSDMLSIYRRVRPLLQSAT
- a CDS encoding acyltransferase family protein, which encodes MRYPALESLRGLAAVVVVIHHHLNIIFFPYPVDAKGIEALLLYTPLHLFWAGGEAVLLFFVLSGFVLSLGYWEGKGLDMQKFIVRRIWRIWIPFMAAVTIAYICIKLIGISPISILPAWFNGNWTQASPSVYLEHALMLGDMDRYSGAFIGTAWSLKWEMWGSLLLPVVLIWARQPVAIAIAICALFIALYWQRGAQTDVAEGLLRYMPMFAIGALLSYHRAFISHWVHLRNKPLLLAIALLLIPISWYGYSVINNPLRATINDYGVLLASSLLVSLSLGWKRFEVWLELPILHWLGRISFSLYLYHIVILTVALRLGWHILPISAILLISFLLVFPIAHFAYEWIEKPAIIKGKAIVAKLS